A window from Pseudooceanicola algae encodes these proteins:
- a CDS encoding DMT family transporter: MDIRAIAMGLAFAFMWSSAFTSARIIVAHAPPMYSLSLRFLLSGLIALALARAMGQSWRLNRAQWKATVIFGICQNALYLGLFFIAMQWIEAGLASIIASTMPLMVGLFGWIVLGERLRPLAVSGLVLGVLGAALIMGTRISGGADLTGILICIIGTAALAVATLSARGASGGGNVMSVVGYQMLIGAAALAIAASVFETWHVTWSPSLIAAFSYTVLVPGVAATWLWFLLVNRIGAVKAATFHFLNPFFGVLVAALILGEAIGPLDLVGVAIVAAGILAVQLSRQKTVG; this comes from the coding sequence ATGGATATTCGTGCCATCGCCATGGGGCTGGCCTTTGCCTTCATGTGGTCCTCGGCCTTTACCTCGGCCCGGATCATCGTGGCCCATGCGCCGCCGATGTATTCGCTGTCGCTGCGCTTCCTGCTGTCGGGGCTCATCGCCCTGGCCCTGGCCCGCGCCATGGGCCAAAGCTGGCGGCTGAACCGGGCGCAATGGAAGGCCACGGTGATCTTCGGAATCTGTCAGAACGCGCTGTACCTGGGGCTGTTCTTCATCGCGATGCAATGGATAGAAGCGGGGCTTGCCTCGATCATCGCCTCGACCATGCCGCTGATGGTCGGGCTGTTCGGCTGGATCGTGCTGGGCGAAAGGCTGCGCCCCCTGGCGGTTTCGGGCCTTGTTCTGGGGGTGCTCGGCGCAGCTTTGATCATGGGAACGCGGATTTCCGGCGGGGCGGACCTGACCGGCATCCTGATCTGCATCATCGGTACGGCGGCGCTGGCCGTGGCCACCCTGTCGGCGCGCGGCGCCTCGGGCGGGGGCAACGTGATGAGCGTCGTCGGCTACCAGATGTTGATCGGTGCGGCGGCGCTGGCCATCGCCGCCTCGGTCTTTGAAACCTGGCATGTGACCTGGAGCCCGAGCTTGATTGCCGCCTTCTCCTATACTGTCCTGGTGCCGGGCGTGGCGGCCACCTGGTTGTGGTTCCTGCTGGTCAACCGGATCGGGGCGGTGAAGGCTGCGACCTTCCATTTCCTGAACCCCTTCTTCGGGGTTCTGGTCGCGGCCCTGATCCTGGGCGAGGCCATCGGCCCGCTGGATCTGGTTGGGGTGGCCATCGTTGCGGCGGGCATCCTGGCGGTGCAGTTGTCGCGCCAGAAAACTGTCGGCTGA
- a CDS encoding HU family DNA-binding protein: MAKPMTKTQLVAALAEEMGEDKKTASTALDAVVAIITKEVSEGGAVTLPGVGKIYCRERPERMVRNPATGAQIKKEADKVVKMTIAKALKDSVNGE; encoded by the coding sequence ATGGCAAAGCCGATGACCAAGACCCAACTCGTAGCCGCACTGGCCGAGGAAATGGGCGAAGACAAGAAAACCGCTTCCACCGCGCTTGATGCCGTGGTGGCAATCATTACCAAGGAAGTCTCCGAAGGCGGCGCAGTGACCCTGCCCGGCGTCGGCAAGATCTACTGCCGCGAGCGCCCCGAGCGCATGGTCCGCAACCCGGCCACCGGTGCGCAGATCAAGAAAGAAGCCGACAAGGTCGTCAAGATGACCATCGCCAAGGCCCTGAAAGACAGCGTCAACGGCGAATAA